The bacterium genome includes a region encoding these proteins:
- a CDS encoding S-layer homology domain-containing protein, translating into MELRVEVAGGRVTGRGRRTIAALLAAALIASASAFGPVPARATDGVADHLPAATACTGAATKSAGFLDTLGLVAEPSINCLAHYGITAGTAPNIFMPESPVTRWQMALFLVRAAPLAGVDLSPPIDQGFVDIGGLRPAAQDAINQLASLGITRGSSPTTFSPNSLVNRSQMALLLHRFLLQSAVGPGGVRAASVSPDDTTFSDIGGLSGNVNNAIRVLFEMGVTSGTSATTYSPSSIVTRAQMAIFIARMLAHTNARPAGVTMHAAADRVSSGDTLIVHVSVRDSNRRPVARGYVDMFTTPLSRPLASFDSDGLCVNNMEAVFGELVCRIDQLDQQLDDRGNLLAVLQPTDHMMLWAWTGSVGNTFALGGVPTDMVRISVWKHAVAVDVLDDLPPTAIVAPMGETIEVTVRLVDEHVQAVEDQGVRVQVSTTLEINGIRQRKVVRTYLTDDKGRVELSFTGMDPSSARVGDTVRMDLDVDAGFLDVQDRTTPGVVTHDAVESRDVWFTWSDAAPRTSTLRLAQTVPYHVLPASAPGPTNLIRALLTDQYGSPVPDARIDFTSDDMDGIGSTRVARPTDQRGIAVLRYLWSSSDAAAERITARLAGSDLAPASIRHFWVKPESNGASSAGAVIHVADTQRNQIVVGHPTPRVISYTGRDRFLLEGRSVTPAVFEEALDAGFYGRITYTGYSTDPQGVSSFDLTNSALGAG; encoded by the coding sequence TTGGAGTTGCGGGTCGAGGTAGCGGGAGGAAGGGTGACGGGGCGCGGCCGGCGCACCATTGCGGCGCTACTCGCGGCAGCGCTGATCGCCTCGGCGAGTGCCTTCGGTCCAGTTCCTGCCCGGGCAACCGACGGCGTCGCCGATCACCTGCCCGCCGCGACAGCCTGTACCGGAGCCGCCACCAAGTCGGCCGGGTTCCTCGACACGCTCGGCCTGGTCGCTGAGCCTTCCATAAACTGCCTGGCCCACTACGGCATCACGGCCGGGACCGCGCCGAACATCTTTATGCCGGAATCGCCCGTCACCCGATGGCAGATGGCGTTGTTCCTCGTCCGTGCGGCCCCCCTCGCCGGGGTCGACCTGAGCCCACCAATCGATCAAGGTTTCGTGGACATCGGGGGTCTCCGGCCAGCGGCTCAGGATGCGATCAACCAGCTGGCGAGCCTGGGCATCACACGGGGTAGCTCGCCTACCACCTTCTCGCCCAATTCCCTGGTGAACCGGAGCCAGATGGCGCTGCTCCTTCATCGGTTCCTCCTGCAGTCGGCCGTCGGGCCAGGTGGGGTTCGTGCCGCCAGCGTCAGCCCGGACGACACCACGTTCTCGGACATCGGCGGTCTCAGCGGCAACGTGAACAACGCCATACGAGTGCTGTTCGAAATGGGGGTGACGTCCGGTACTTCGGCGACCACCTACTCGCCTTCATCGATCGTGACGCGAGCGCAGATGGCTATCTTCATCGCCCGGATGCTGGCCCACACCAATGCCCGCCCTGCCGGCGTGACCATGCACGCCGCGGCCGATCGGGTGTCCTCGGGCGACACCCTGATCGTGCACGTGTCGGTGCGGGACAGCAATCGCCGGCCGGTTGCCCGTGGCTACGTGGACATGTTCACTACGCCCCTGTCGAGGCCTTTGGCCTCCTTCGACAGCGACGGCCTCTGCGTCAACAACATGGAGGCGGTGTTCGGTGAGTTGGTGTGCAGGATCGACCAGCTCGATCAGCAGCTCGACGATCGGGGGAACCTGTTGGCTGTGCTCCAGCCCACCGATCACATGATGCTCTGGGCTTGGACCGGCTCGGTCGGGAACACGTTCGCACTCGGTGGTGTGCCGACCGACATGGTTCGGATTTCGGTGTGGAAGCATGCAGTGGCGGTCGACGTCCTGGACGATCTACCCCCTACCGCCATCGTGGCTCCGATGGGCGAGACCATTGAGGTCACTGTCCGGTTGGTGGATGAGCATGTCCAGGCAGTGGAGGACCAGGGGGTACGTGTTCAGGTGAGTACCACCCTTGAGATCAACGGGATCAGGCAACGGAAGGTGGTCAGGACTTATCTGACGGATGACAAGGGGAGGGTGGAGCTGTCGTTCACCGGTATGGATCCCAGCTCGGCACGGGTCGGCGACACCGTCAGGATGGACCTGGACGTGGACGCCGGCTTTCTCGATGTCCAGGACCGGACCACGCCAGGCGTGGTCACACACGATGCCGTCGAATCCAGGGACGTCTGGTTTACATGGTCCGACGCGGCGCCGCGGACGAGCACCCTCCGGTTGGCACAGACGGTGCCGTACCATGTGCTGCCTGCGTCGGCGCCCGGTCCCACCAACCTGATCAGGGCTCTACTCACCGATCAGTACGGCAGCCCCGTACCCGACGCCCGGATCGACTTCACGTCCGACGATATGGACGGCATAGGGAGCACCCGGGTAGCCAGGCCGACCGATCAGAGAGGTATCGCGGTTCTGCGCTACCTGTGGAGCAGCTCGGATGCGGCCGCCGAACGCATAACGGCCCGGCTGGCCGGCTCGGACCTGGCGCCCGCCTCCATCCGGCACTTCTGGGTGAAGCCGGAGTCCAATGGCGCGTCCAGCGCGGGCGCGGTGATCCATGTCGCCGACACCCAGCGCAATCAGATAGTGGTAGGCCATCCCACGCCGAGGGTCATCAGCTACACCGGTAGGGACCGGTTCCTGCTGGAAGGTCGGTCGGTGACGCCGGCGGTATTCGAGGAGGCTCTGGATGCCGGCTTCTACGGACGGATCACGTACACCGGCTACTCGACCGATCCCCAAGGCGTGAGCAGCTTCGATCTCACCAACAGTGCCCTGGGGGCAGGTTAA
- a CDS encoding phosphoribosyltransferase family protein, with amino-acid sequence MPSPLRAGLQQILRTKALSRRDEEMQLACGAMSRDFIDGKEAFAAWQDLKVACDAIVEAVGAAGIEFGAAGGPTLGADALAVGIAAVSNKRWFIVRKQQKGRGTRRRIEGMQISRGDRVLLVEDVVTTGGSILDALGAVRRTGAEVVAAVTLADRGNTATEAFADLGVPYFPMATYADLGIDPVVPPSDGQGAIS; translated from the coding sequence TTGCCCTCGCCGCTACGCGCCGGGCTGCAACAGATCCTGAGGACGAAGGCGCTGAGCCGGCGCGATGAGGAGATGCAGCTGGCGTGCGGGGCCATGTCGAGAGACTTCATCGACGGTAAGGAGGCCTTCGCCGCGTGGCAGGACCTCAAGGTCGCATGCGATGCCATCGTCGAGGCCGTCGGCGCCGCCGGTATCGAGTTCGGTGCCGCCGGCGGTCCGACTCTGGGCGCCGACGCGCTGGCGGTGGGCATCGCCGCGGTGAGCAACAAGCGGTGGTTCATAGTCCGTAAGCAGCAGAAGGGGCGAGGAACCCGGCGGCGCATCGAGGGAATGCAGATCAGCCGCGGAGACAGGGTACTGCTTGTCGAAGACGTGGTCACGACCGGCGGGTCCATCCTCGACGCCCTCGGCGCGGTCCGCCGGACGGGCGCCGAGGTGGTGGCGGCGGTAACGCTGGCGGACCGGGGCAACACGGCCACAGAGGCCTTCGCCGATCTCGGCGTCCCGTACTTCCCCATGGCCACCTATGCCGACCTGGGGATCGACCCGGTCGTCCCGCCCTCCGATGGCCAAGGCGCCATCAGCTGA